A genome region from Triticum aestivum cultivar Chinese Spring chromosome 2B, IWGSC CS RefSeq v2.1, whole genome shotgun sequence includes the following:
- the LOC123038988 gene encoding uncharacterized protein: MGAASSRLEKALGEQFPEGERYFGLENFGNTCYCNSVLQIRTPKNRDRRVHAGASFPSPPRAVLYFCVPFREQLLEYYANNKSATLAPLHWPAHHRPASRGPRLLLPAGPHQAGRPSPAFLPSSLNSTPALRFRAGRLFCFGSRAEFTCSFGFLGQICRVLPVLPPWPATTTGRRSPERTPPPPPWQRAKYPSIIKGIFDRYQQTTGTSVWNEQYEHTCFNADTSVVIAFEDDEDTAGAVGLDGGYHRYHIVVTYQFHNGVQAVESFCSCCHCSFHSLGGTRQIGLLVSHFRVTSDAAHQEVAGIPSSSRGGALSNVAAASHCYCH; the protein is encoded by the exons ATGGGCGCGGCGAGCTCGAGACTGGAGAAGGCGCTGGGCGAGCAGTTCCCTGAGGGTGAGCGATACTTCGGTCTCGAGAACTTCGGCAACACCTGCTACTGCAACAGCGTCCTCCAGATACGGACCCCCAAAAACCGAGATCGTCGCGTGCACGCGGGCGCCTCGTTTCCTTCGCCCCCAAGGGCG GTACTTTACTTCTGTGTTCCTTTTCGCGAGCAATTACTGGAGTACTATGCAAACAATAAAAGCGCCA CTCTGGCACCCCTGCACTGGCCCGCTCATCACCGTCCCGCGAGTCGGGGACCTCGTCTTCTACTTCCAGCAGGGCCACATCAAGCAGGCCGGCCAAGCCCCGCCTTCCTCCCCTCCTCGCTTAATTCTACCCCCGCCTTGCGGTTTCGCGCAGGGAGGCTCTTCTGCTTCGGTTCGCGCGCAGAATTTACTTGCTCTTTTGGGTTTCTAGGTCAGATTTGTCGAGTTCTCCCGGTGCTCCCACCCTGGCCTGCCACCACCACCGGTCGCCGGTCTCCGGAGAggacgccaccaccaccaccatggcaACGAGCCAAGTATCCTTCAAT catcaaggggatcTTCGACCGCTACCAGCAGACCACAGGGACCAGCGTGTGGAACGAGCAGTATGAG cACACCTGCTTCAACGCCGACACCTCTGTCGTCATCGCCTTCGAGGACGATGAGGACACCGCAGGCGCCGTTGGCCTCGACGGCGGCTACCACCGCTACCACATCGTCGTCACATACCAATTCCACAACGGCGTCCAGGCCGTCGAGTCCTTCTGCAGCTGCTGTCATTGCTCCTTCCATAGTTTGGGTGGGACTCGTCAGATCGGCCTCCTAGTTTCCCATTTCAG GGTGACTAGTGATGCAGCACACCAAGAAGTAGCAGGCATACCAAGCAGCAGCAGGGGAGGGGCTCTCTCGAACGTCGCTGCTGCCAGTCATTGCTACTGTCACTGA